One part of the Tachysurus vachellii isolate PV-2020 chromosome 6, HZAU_Pvac_v1, whole genome shotgun sequence genome encodes these proteins:
- the fam204a gene encoding protein FAM204A has protein sequence MYSGLLPKGLSEADLSPDEEEEDDTDEDKINKRTDPETEKCPAESDQNVQNDSSSSSSSASASSSCPDSCLPGVSQDLWHKFKDLQKERETQKTDKTPVRKREKKRHRNGGAQKQKAAEEKRDDEEVRTKKWEDLTQYFGTNDRFQPPPCSRPSPKSGLEKSMERAIAEGDYGKAEELSDRLATRELAVKISQAAECRDFARVRREEEDSQAARRKRKQIAWGFEAKKRWETKSNMGYM, from the exons ATGTATAGCGGTCTCCTTCCGAAGGGACTCAGTGAGGCAGATCTGAGTcctgatgaggaagaggaggatgacaCTGATGAAGACAAGATAAACAAACGAACTGACCCTGAAACCGAGAAATGTCCTGCTGAGAGCGACCAGAATGTGCAGAAcgactcttcatcatcatcatcatcagcatcagcatcatcatcatgtccTGACAGCTGTTTGCCAGGAGTGTCTCAAGATCTGTGGCAC aaATTTAAAGACCtgcagaaggaaagagagactcAGAAGACGGACAAAACCCCAGTAAGAAAACGAGAGAAAAAACGTCACAGAAATG GTGGAGCTCAAAAACAGAAAGCTGCCGAAGAGAAAAG GGATGATGAGGAGGTTCGGACGAAGAAATGGGAAGATCTGACCCAGTATTTCGGCACCAATGACAGATTTCAGCCCCCTCCATGTAGCCGTCCTTCGCCAAAG TCAGGCCTGGAAAAGAGCATGGAGCGAGCCATCGCCGAAGGGGATTATGGGAAGGCGGAGGAGTTGAGCGACCGGCTGGCTACTCGTGAG CTGGCTGTGAAAATTTCTCAAGCTGCCGAGTGCCGCGACTTCGCCCGGGTCAGAAGGGAAGAAGAGGATTCGCAAGCAGCACGGAGAAAGAGGAAACAGATCGCATGGGG CTTTGAAGCCAAGAAAAGGTGGGAAACCAAAAGCAACATGGGCTACATGTGA